Proteins encoded in a region of the Salmo trutta chromosome 34, fSalTru1.1, whole genome shotgun sequence genome:
- the LOC115173479 gene encoding myelin-associated glycoprotein isoform X4 translates to MPQSIVAVGGSCLMVPCRFQIPAEFDAPLKNCTLHGLWKKHSEWGNIVFHSAQTDAKNIIKGVMLGNLLNKNCTTIFNSFSAGYDDTYIFRLECAGTNPLKYSFLPGVNINHTVTPPRPQLIPMGNIIEGEQGTLSCSAPAPCPTLPPSLTWTSGLGGSVESQLQEGIDGLMTMTSTLTFTASLPHHGLMVKCSARYTLQPGGTTKTTQGNLTLNVLYAPKNTVALSNPTGPVPEGRAVTLICQSDANPPVERYSWYKDISGQVTWKANGQTLVLLVSKADSGLYLCEAHNQNGSQRSKAMPLEFESDQFFKMAPYIICGVMVLLYVLTVTVDVYKYKSLSRRLKQIELSLSGKADNTYTNLRIASTSSDYDELQMTRAAPGKAHSHENPNGIGRRSERAAP, encoded by the exons ATGCCCCAAAGCATTGTGGCTGTTGGTGGATCCTGCCTAATGGTCCCATGTAGATTCCAGATCCCTGCCGAGTTTGATGCTCCCTTGAAAAACTGCACACTCCATGGGCTTTGGAAGAAACATTCAGAATGGGGAAATATCGTTTTCCACTCAGCCCAAACGGATGCCAAGAACATCATCAAGGGAGTGATGTTGGGAAATCTGTTGAACAAGAACTGCACCACTATTTTCAACAGTTTCTCTGCAGGATATGATGACACATATATCTTTAGGCTGGAATGTGCTGGAACAAATCCCCTCAAGTATAGCTTTCTACCAGGTGTAAATATCAATCATACAG TCACCCCACCCAGACCCCAACTGATCCCTATGGGCAACATCATAGAGGGGGAGCAGGGTACACTGAGCTGCTCTGCCCCCGCCCCTTGCCCTACATTGCCACCCTCCCTGACCTGGACCTCTGGGCTGGGTGGAAGTGTTGAGAGCCAGCTACAGGAGGGTATAGATGGGCTCATGACCATGACCTCCACCCTGACCTTTACCGCCTCCCTCCCCCATCACGGGCTGATGGTCAAATGCTCTGCCCGCTACACACTGCAGCCAGGGGGCACCACCAAGACGACTCAGGGGAACCTGACCCTCAATGTTCTGT ATGCCCCTAAAAACACTGTAGCCCTGTCCAACCCAACAGGGCCTGTGCCTGAGGGTAGGGCAGTGACCCTGATCTGCCAGAGTGATGCCAACCCACCGGTGGAGCGCTACTCCTGGTACAAAGACATCAGTGGGCAGGTGACCTGGAAGGCCAATGGGCAGACACTAGTCCTCCTGGTCAGCAAGGCGGACAGCGGGCTCTACCTCTGTGAGGCCCACAACCAGAACGGATCACAGAGGTCAAAGGCCATGCCTCTGGAGTTCGAAA GTGACCAATTTTTCAAGATGGCCCCCTACATCATCTGTGGAGTGATGGTGTTGCTTTATGTTCTGACCGTCACCGTGGATGTGTATAAATATAAAAG TCTCTCCAGAAGACTGAAA CAGATAGAGCTCTCCCTCTCAGGGAAAGCGGACAACACATACACCAACCTAAGGATCGCCAGCACCAGCTCTGACTATGACGAACTCCAG ATGACCAGGGCTGCCCCAGGTAAAGCTCACTCTCATGAAAACCCCAATGGAATTGGCAGAAGAAGTGAAAGAGCTGCGCCCTGA
- the LOC115173479 gene encoding myelin-associated glycoprotein isoform X3, producing the protein MGLWFIAFTIFLLKGALCQQWSLWMPQSIVAVGGSCLMVPCRFQIPAEFDAPLKNCTLHGLWKKHSEWGNIVFHSAQTDAKNIIKGVMLGNLLNKNCTTIFNSFSAGYDDTYIFRLECAGTNPLKYSFLPGVNINHTVTPPRPQLIPMGNIIEGEQGTLSCSAPAPCPTLPPSLTWTSGLGGSVESQLQEGIDGLMTMTSTLTFTASLPHHGLMVKCSARYTLQPGGTTKTTQGNLTLNVLYAPKNTVALSNPTGPVPEGRAVTLICQSDANPPVERYSWYKDISGQVTWKANGQTLVLLVSKADSGLYLCEAHNQNGSQRSKAMPLEFESDQFFKMAPYIICGVMVLLYVLTVTVDVYKYKSLSRRLKQIELSLSGKADNTYTNLRIASTSSDYDELQMTRAAPGKAHSHENPNGIGRRSERAAP; encoded by the exons ATGGGTCTGTGGTTTATTGCTTTCACCATTTTTCTGCTGAAAG GTGCTCTCTGCCAACAGTGGAGTCTGTGGATGCCCCAAAGCATTGTGGCTGTTGGTGGATCCTGCCTAATGGTCCCATGTAGATTCCAGATCCCTGCCGAGTTTGATGCTCCCTTGAAAAACTGCACACTCCATGGGCTTTGGAAGAAACATTCAGAATGGGGAAATATCGTTTTCCACTCAGCCCAAACGGATGCCAAGAACATCATCAAGGGAGTGATGTTGGGAAATCTGTTGAACAAGAACTGCACCACTATTTTCAACAGTTTCTCTGCAGGATATGATGACACATATATCTTTAGGCTGGAATGTGCTGGAACAAATCCCCTCAAGTATAGCTTTCTACCAGGTGTAAATATCAATCATACAG TCACCCCACCCAGACCCCAACTGATCCCTATGGGCAACATCATAGAGGGGGAGCAGGGTACACTGAGCTGCTCTGCCCCCGCCCCTTGCCCTACATTGCCACCCTCCCTGACCTGGACCTCTGGGCTGGGTGGAAGTGTTGAGAGCCAGCTACAGGAGGGTATAGATGGGCTCATGACCATGACCTCCACCCTGACCTTTACCGCCTCCCTCCCCCATCACGGGCTGATGGTCAAATGCTCTGCCCGCTACACACTGCAGCCAGGGGGCACCACCAAGACGACTCAGGGGAACCTGACCCTCAATGTTCTGT ATGCCCCTAAAAACACTGTAGCCCTGTCCAACCCAACAGGGCCTGTGCCTGAGGGTAGGGCAGTGACCCTGATCTGCCAGAGTGATGCCAACCCACCGGTGGAGCGCTACTCCTGGTACAAAGACATCAGTGGGCAGGTGACCTGGAAGGCCAATGGGCAGACACTAGTCCTCCTGGTCAGCAAGGCGGACAGCGGGCTCTACCTCTGTGAGGCCCACAACCAGAACGGATCACAGAGGTCAAAGGCCATGCCTCTGGAGTTCGAAA GTGACCAATTTTTCAAGATGGCCCCCTACATCATCTGTGGAGTGATGGTGTTGCTTTATGTTCTGACCGTCACCGTGGATGTGTATAAATATAAAAG TCTCTCCAGAAGACTGAAA CAGATAGAGCTCTCCCTCTCAGGGAAAGCGGACAACACATACACCAACCTAAGGATCGCCAGCACCAGCTCTGACTATGACGAACTCCAG ATGACCAGGGCTGCCCCAGGTAAAGCTCACTCTCATGAAAACCCCAATGGAATTGGCAGAAGAAGTGAAAGAGCTGCGCCCTGA
- the LOC115173480 gene encoding C3a anaphylatoxin chemotactic receptor-like isoform X2 has protein sequence MTPNATLPFVLVTSAARDDKAKVVDIEAIMNNLIIVLYTLTIVLGTTGNSVVIWVAGFKLKPTVTNVWLVNLAVADLIFCLSRVLSLTKKLFFDYWPFGIFLCKFNGFFKYANMFCSVFLLAVISMDRTLCIWHPVFTKRRRTICAARLVSAGVWAVAAILSAPYFAYRQVYLGKNNLSRCSLDVKESTKGDNRAKLALYLMRFLCGFLLPFLIILCCYILAGLGIRRTRLLGKSRPLRILASLVCAFFLCWAPYHCLLLAKMVNSNSTVVKVGLTGATGFAYFNSCVNPLLYFCMGLDMRGSRFRQSLAGVYRRALADDRDGRSTQSNERTVDDSSRSASRLAMVNVANISLK, from the coding sequence ATGACACCAAACGCCACCCTTCCGTTCGTCCTCGTCACCTCAGCCGCCCGAGATGACAAAGCCAAGGTGGTGGACATCGAGGCCATCATGAACAACTTAATCATTGTCCTTTACACACTGACCATTGTATTGGGCACCACAGGCAACTCTGTAGTCATCTGGGTGGCAGGCTTCAAGCTCAAGCCCACCGTCACCAATGTGTGGCTGGTCAACCTGGCCGTGGCCGACCTCATCTTCTGCCTGAGCCGTGTGCTCTCACTGACCAAGAAGCTCTTCTTCGACTACTGGCCGTTCGGCATCTTCTTATGCAAGTTCAATGGCTTCTTCAAGTATGCCAACATGTTCTGCAGTGTGTTCCTGCTCGCCGTCATCAGCATGGACCGGACGCTCTGCATCTGGCACCCCGTCTTTACCAAACGGCGTAGGACGATCTGCGCCGCCCGCCTGGTGAGTGCCGGCGTGTGGGCAGTGGCGGCCATTTTGAGCGCCCCCTACTTCGCCTACCGCCAGGTTTACCTCGGCAAGAACAACCTGAGCAGGTGCTCGCTAGATGTCAAGGAGTCAACGAAAGGCGATAACAGGGCTAAGCTAGCGCTCTACCTAATGCGCTTCCTATGCGGTTTCCTGCTTCCTTTCCTCATCATCCTCTGCTGCTACATCCTAGCAGGGTTAGGCATCCGACGCACCCGCCTGTTGGGCAAGTCACGTCCCCTCCGTATCTTGGCATCGCTGGTCTGTGCCTTCTTCCTGTGCTGGGCGCCCTACCACTGCCTCCTACTGGCAAAGATGGTGAACAGCAACAGTACGGTGGTGAAGGTGGGGCTGACAGGGGCCACAGGCTTTGCCTACTTCAACAGTTGTGTGAACCCGCTGCTCTACTTCTGTATGGGGTTGGACATGAGAGGGTCGAGGTTCAGGCAGAGCTTAGCTGGGGTGTACCGGAGAGCACTAGCCGATGACAGAGATGGTCGCTCCACGCAGTCCAACGAGCGCACAGTGGATGATAGCTCTCGCTCTGCATCACGACTTGCAATGGTGAATGTGGCCAACATCAGTCTCAAGTGA
- the LOC115173479 gene encoding myelin-associated glycoprotein isoform X2: MISIIQSQCIVTVEGTSTTSQMGLWFIAFTIFLLKGALCQQWSLWMPQSIVAVGGSCLMVPCRFQIPAEFDAPLKNCTLHGLWKKHSEWGNIVFHSAQTDAKNIIKGVMLGNLLNKNCTTIFNSFSAGYDDTYIFRLECAGTNPLKYSFLPGVNINHTVTPPRPQLIPMGNIIEGEQGTLSCSAPAPCPTLPPSLTWTSGLGGSVESQLQEGIDGLMTMTSTLTFTASLPHHGLMVKCSARYTLQPGGTTKTTQGNLTLNVLYAPKNTVALSNPTGPVPEGRAVTLICQSDANPPVERYSWYKDISGQVTWKANGQTLVLLVSKADSGLYLCEAHNQNGSQRSKAMPLEFESDQFFKMAPYIICGVMVLLYVLTVTVDVYKYKSLSRRLKQIELSLSGKADNTYTNLRIASTSSDYDELQMTRAAPGKAHSHENPNGIGRRSERAAP; encoded by the exons ATGATCTCTATTATTCAGTCACAG TGTATTGTTACTGTGGAAGGCACCTCAACAACATCACAGATGGGTCTGTGGTTTATTGCTTTCACTATTTTTCTGTTGAAAG GTGCTCTCTGCCAACAGTGGAGTCTGTGGATGCCCCAAAGCATTGTGGCTGTTGGTGGATCCTGCCTAATGGTCCCATGTAGATTCCAGATCCCTGCCGAGTTTGATGCTCCCTTGAAAAACTGCACACTCCATGGGCTTTGGAAGAAACATTCAGAATGGGGAAATATCGTTTTCCACTCAGCCCAAACGGATGCCAAGAACATCATCAAGGGAGTGATGTTGGGAAATCTGTTGAACAAGAACTGCACCACTATTTTCAACAGTTTCTCTGCAGGATATGATGACACATATATCTTTAGGCTGGAATGTGCTGGAACAAATCCCCTCAAGTATAGCTTTCTACCAGGTGTAAATATCAATCATACAG TCACCCCACCCAGACCCCAACTGATCCCTATGGGCAACATCATAGAGGGGGAGCAGGGTACACTGAGCTGCTCTGCCCCCGCCCCTTGCCCTACATTGCCACCCTCCCTGACCTGGACCTCTGGGCTGGGTGGAAGTGTTGAGAGCCAGCTACAGGAGGGTATAGATGGGCTCATGACCATGACCTCCACCCTGACCTTTACCGCCTCCCTCCCCCATCACGGGCTGATGGTCAAATGCTCTGCCCGCTACACACTGCAGCCAGGGGGCACCACCAAGACGACTCAGGGGAACCTGACCCTCAATGTTCTGT ATGCCCCTAAAAACACTGTAGCCCTGTCCAACCCAACAGGGCCTGTGCCTGAGGGTAGGGCAGTGACCCTGATCTGCCAGAGTGATGCCAACCCACCGGTGGAGCGCTACTCCTGGTACAAAGACATCAGTGGGCAGGTGACCTGGAAGGCCAATGGGCAGACACTAGTCCTCCTGGTCAGCAAGGCGGACAGCGGGCTCTACCTCTGTGAGGCCCACAACCAGAACGGATCACAGAGGTCAAAGGCCATGCCTCTGGAGTTCGAAA GTGACCAATTTTTCAAGATGGCCCCCTACATCATCTGTGGAGTGATGGTGTTGCTTTATGTTCTGACCGTCACCGTGGATGTGTATAAATATAAAAG TCTCTCCAGAAGACTGAAA CAGATAGAGCTCTCCCTCTCAGGGAAAGCGGACAACACATACACCAACCTAAGGATCGCCAGCACCAGCTCTGACTATGACGAACTCCAG ATGACCAGGGCTGCCCCAGGTAAAGCTCACTCTCATGAAAACCCCAATGGAATTGGCAGAAGAAGTGAAAGAGCTGCGCCCTGA
- the LOC115173479 gene encoding myelin-associated glycoprotein isoform X1: MISIIQSQCIVTVEGTSTTSQMGLWFIAFTIFLLKGALCQQWSLWMPQSIVAVGGSCLMVPCRFQIPAEFDAPLKNCTLHGLWKKHSEWGNIVFHSAQTDAKNIIKGVMLGNLLNKNCTTIFNSFSAGYDDTYIFRLECAGTNPLKYSFLPGVNINHTVTPPRPQLIPMGNIIEGEQGTLSCSAPAPCPTLPPSLTWTSGLGGSVESQLQEGIDGLMTMTSTLTFTASLPHHGLMVKCSARYTLQPGGTTKTTQGNLTLNVLYAPKNTVALSNPTGPVPEGRAVTLICQSDANPPVERYSWYKDISGQVTWKANGQTLVLLVSKADSGLYLCEAHNQNGSQRSKAMPLEFESDQFFKMAPYIICGVMVLLYVLTVTVDVYKYKSLSRRLKQIELSLSGKADNTYTNLRIASTSSDYDELQMTRAAPGKAHSHENPNGIGRRSERAAP, translated from the exons ATGATCTCTATTATTCAGTCACAG TGTATTGTTACTGTGGAAGGCACCTCAACAACCTCACAGATGGGTCTGTGGTTTATTGCTTTCACCATTTTTCTGCTGAAAG GTGCTCTCTGCCAACAGTGGAGTCTGTGGATGCCCCAAAGCATTGTGGCTGTTGGTGGATCCTGCCTAATGGTCCCATGTAGATTCCAGATCCCTGCCGAGTTTGATGCTCCCTTGAAAAACTGCACACTCCATGGGCTTTGGAAGAAACATTCAGAATGGGGAAATATCGTTTTCCACTCAGCCCAAACGGATGCCAAGAACATCATCAAGGGAGTGATGTTGGGAAATCTGTTGAACAAGAACTGCACCACTATTTTCAACAGTTTCTCTGCAGGATATGATGACACATATATCTTTAGGCTGGAATGTGCTGGAACAAATCCCCTCAAGTATAGCTTTCTACCAGGTGTAAATATCAATCATACAG TCACCCCACCCAGACCCCAACTGATCCCTATGGGCAACATCATAGAGGGGGAGCAGGGTACACTGAGCTGCTCTGCCCCCGCCCCTTGCCCTACATTGCCACCCTCCCTGACCTGGACCTCTGGGCTGGGTGGAAGTGTTGAGAGCCAGCTACAGGAGGGTATAGATGGGCTCATGACCATGACCTCCACCCTGACCTTTACCGCCTCCCTCCCCCATCACGGGCTGATGGTCAAATGCTCTGCCCGCTACACACTGCAGCCAGGGGGCACCACCAAGACGACTCAGGGGAACCTGACCCTCAATGTTCTGT ATGCCCCTAAAAACACTGTAGCCCTGTCCAACCCAACAGGGCCTGTGCCTGAGGGTAGGGCAGTGACCCTGATCTGCCAGAGTGATGCCAACCCACCGGTGGAGCGCTACTCCTGGTACAAAGACATCAGTGGGCAGGTGACCTGGAAGGCCAATGGGCAGACACTAGTCCTCCTGGTCAGCAAGGCGGACAGCGGGCTCTACCTCTGTGAGGCCCACAACCAGAACGGATCACAGAGGTCAAAGGCCATGCCTCTGGAGTTCGAAA GTGACCAATTTTTCAAGATGGCCCCCTACATCATCTGTGGAGTGATGGTGTTGCTTTATGTTCTGACCGTCACCGTGGATGTGTATAAATATAAAAG TCTCTCCAGAAGACTGAAA CAGATAGAGCTCTCCCTCTCAGGGAAAGCGGACAACACATACACCAACCTAAGGATCGCCAGCACCAGCTCTGACTATGACGAACTCCAG ATGACCAGGGCTGCCCCAGGTAAAGCTCACTCTCATGAAAACCCCAATGGAATTGGCAGAAGAAGTGAAAGAGCTGCGCCCTGA
- the LOC115173481 gene encoding formyl peptide receptor 2, whose amino-acid sequence MTPNATLLFVLVTSAARDDEAKVVDIDAVMKKLNIVLLTLTIVLGTTGNSVVIWVAGFKLNPSVTNVWLVNLAVADLIFCLSRVLSLTKKLFFDYWPFGIFLCKFNGFFRYTNMFCSVFLLAVISMDRTLCIWHPVFTKRRRTICAARLVSAGVWAVAAILSAPYFAYRRVYLDKNNLSKCSLEDNEPNGDNSTKLALYLMRFLCGFLLPFLIILCCYILAGLGIRRTRLLGKSRPLRILVSLVCAFFLCWAPYHCLLLAKMVNSNSTLVTGGLTVATAFTYFNSCVNPLLYFCMGLDMRGSRFRQTLVGVYRRALADDRDGRSTQSNERTVDNSSGSASQPTLSLK is encoded by the coding sequence ATGACACCAAACGCCACACTTCTGTTCGTCCTTGTCACCTCAGCCGCCCGAGATGACGAAGCCAAGGTGGTGGACATCGATGCCGTCATGAAGAAATTAAACATTGTCCTTCTCACGCTGACCATTGTATTGGGCACCACGGGCAACTCTGTAGTCATCTGGGTGGCAGGCTTCAAGCTCAATCCTAGCGTCACCAATGTGTGGCTGGTCAACCTGGCTGTGGCCGACCTCATCTTCTGCCTGAGCCGTGTGCTCTCACTGACCAAGAAGCTCTTCTTCGACTACTGGCCGTTCGGCATCTTCTTATGCAAGTTTAATGGCTTCTTCAGGTATACCAACATGTTCTGCAGTGTGTTCCTGCTCGCCGTCATCAGCATGGACCGGACGCTCTGCATCTGGCACCCTGTCTTTACCAAACGGCGTAGGACGATCTGCGCCGCCCGCCTGGTGAGCGCCGGCGTGTGGGCGGTGGCGGCCATTTTGAGCGCCCCCTACTTCGCCTACCGCAGGGTTTACTTGGACAAGAACAACCTGAGCAAGTGCTCTCTGGAGGACAATGAGCCGAATGGCGATAATAGCACGAAGCTAGCGCTCTACCTAATGCGCTTCCTATGCGGTTTCCTGCTTCCTTTCCTCATCATCCTCTGCTGCTACATCCTAGCAGGGTTAGGCATCCGACGCACCCGCCTGTTAGGCAAGTCACGTCCACTCCGTATCCTGGTATCGCTGGTCTGTGCCTTCTTCCTGTGCTGGGCGCCCTACCACTGCCTCCTACTGGCAAAGATGGTGAACAGCAACAGTACGTTGGTGACGGGGGGGCTGACAGTGGCCACAGCCTTTACCTACTTCAACAGTTGCGTGAACCCGCTGCTGTACTTCTGTATGGGGTTGGACATGAGAGGGTCGAGGTTCAGGCAGACCTTAGTGGGGGTGTACCGGAGAGCACTAGCCGATGACAGAGATGGTCGCTCCACGCAGTCCAACGAGCGCACAGTGGATAATAGCTCTGGCTCTGCGTCACAACCTACACTTAGTCTCAAGTGA
- the LOC115173480 gene encoding fMet-Leu-Phe receptor-like isoform X1, with amino-acid sequence MTKFSHEKDCHATFLFRMTPNATLPFVLVTSAARDDKAKVVDIEAIMNNLIIVLYTLTIVLGTTGNSVVIWVAGFKLKPTVTNVWLVNLAVADLIFCLSRVLSLTKKLFFDYWPFGIFLCKFNGFFKYANMFCSVFLLAVISMDRTLCIWHPVFTKRRRTICAARLVSAGVWAVAAILSAPYFAYRQVYLGKNNLSRCSLDVKESTKGDNRAKLALYLMRFLCGFLLPFLIILCCYILAGLGIRRTRLLGKSRPLRILASLVCAFFLCWAPYHCLLLAKMVNSNSTVVKVGLTGATGFAYFNSCVNPLLYFCMGLDMRGSRFRQSLAGVYRRALADDRDGRSTQSNERTVDDSSRSASRLAMVNVANISLK; translated from the exons atGACAAAATTTTCCCACGAGAAGGACTGCCACGCAACCTTCCTGTTCag AATGACACCAAACGCCACCCTTCCGTTCGTCCTCGTCACCTCAGCCGCCCGAGATGACAAAGCCAAGGTGGTGGACATCGAGGCCATCATGAACAACTTAATCATTGTCCTTTACACACTGACCATTGTATTGGGCACCACAGGCAACTCTGTAGTCATCTGGGTGGCAGGCTTCAAGCTCAAGCCCACCGTCACCAATGTGTGGCTGGTCAACCTGGCCGTGGCCGACCTCATCTTCTGCCTGAGCCGTGTGCTCTCACTGACCAAGAAGCTCTTCTTCGACTACTGGCCGTTCGGCATCTTCTTATGCAAGTTCAATGGCTTCTTCAAGTATGCCAACATGTTCTGCAGTGTGTTCCTGCTCGCCGTCATCAGCATGGACCGGACGCTCTGCATCTGGCACCCCGTCTTTACCAAACGGCGTAGGACGATCTGCGCCGCCCGCCTGGTGAGTGCCGGCGTGTGGGCAGTGGCGGCCATTTTGAGCGCCCCCTACTTCGCCTACCGCCAGGTTTACCTCGGCAAGAACAACCTGAGCAGGTGCTCGCTAGATGTCAAGGAGTCAACGAAAGGCGATAACAGGGCTAAGCTAGCGCTCTACCTAATGCGCTTCCTATGCGGTTTCCTGCTTCCTTTCCTCATCATCCTCTGCTGCTACATCCTAGCAGGGTTAGGCATCCGACGCACCCGCCTGTTGGGCAAGTCACGTCCCCTCCGTATCTTGGCATCGCTGGTCTGTGCCTTCTTCCTGTGCTGGGCGCCCTACCACTGCCTCCTACTGGCAAAGATGGTGAACAGCAACAGTACGGTGGTGAAGGTGGGGCTGACAGGGGCCACAGGCTTTGCCTACTTCAACAGTTGTGTGAACCCGCTGCTCTACTTCTGTATGGGGTTGGACATGAGAGGGTCGAGGTTCAGGCAGAGCTTAGCTGGGGTGTACCGGAGAGCACTAGCCGATGACAGAGATGGTCGCTCCACGCAGTCCAACGAGCGCACAGTGGATGATAGCTCTCGCTCTGCATCACGACTTGCAATGGTGAATGTGGCCAACATCAGTCTCAAGTGA